One Thermicanus aegyptius DSM 12793 DNA segment encodes these proteins:
- a CDS encoding KinB-signaling pathway activation protein: protein MNSRKLVYLIGTTLLWAGVGGGLTGFFLSFAAAVEEKWSSLEWLLGGVGWFGGGLIFGALSLLGYLVFLLIHQMGLGLFRKQELWHLVLYLLVMVSFIDLYLFPSAINQGGEKWSLFLFPPMLLAWAVVVAYLKKRETRPSAFAPSLFFMFTMTVLELIPALRGENLRSLVDMGIPLIIANTWQLLILHRLIGEEKPSPTQAPPPLSQTRRSVQKP, encoded by the coding sequence GATTGACCGGTTTTTTTCTTTCGTTTGCCGCAGCCGTTGAAGAGAAGTGGAGCTCTTTGGAATGGCTGCTTGGCGGGGTCGGCTGGTTCGGTGGAGGGCTTATTTTCGGCGCTTTAAGTCTTCTCGGGTATTTGGTATTTTTACTCATTCATCAGATGGGATTGGGGCTGTTTCGGAAACAAGAGTTATGGCACCTTGTCCTCTATCTTTTAGTCATGGTTTCCTTCATAGACCTTTATCTTTTTCCTTCCGCAATCAATCAAGGAGGAGAGAAGTGGTCCCTTTTTTTATTCCCTCCCATGCTGTTGGCATGGGCGGTTGTGGTCGCCTATCTTAAAAAGAGAGAGACGCGTCCATCCGCCTTTGCGCCTAGCCTTTTTTTTATGTTTACGATGACGGTTTTGGAGCTTATCCCAGCTTTACGGGGAGAAAACCTGCGCTCTTTGGTTGATATGGGAATCCCCTTGATCATCGCCAATACCTGGCAGCTTCTCATTCTGCATCGTCTTATAGGGGAAGAAAAGCCTTCCCCTACTCAAGCTCCTCCACCTTTGAGTCAAACCCGGAGATCAGTTCAGAAACCGTAA